A single window of Zea mays cultivar B73 chromosome 10, Zm-B73-REFERENCE-NAM-5.0, whole genome shotgun sequence DNA harbors:
- the LOC103641694 gene encoding uncharacterized protein, translating into MVIISESEKEKLKDRARRLLSKPIKFFNEMQELFLDSSADGSLAMDATTCLNESQPVDDNDNDDDICNDVSNYGQPEDDLGVTLTLYHLLKFHLKLSIRAHLALESSVQEEMPYQSKEM; encoded by the exons ATGGTAATCATATCAGAATCAGAGAAGGAAAAACTAAAG GATAGAGCAAGGAGGCTCCTTTCAAAGCCCATCAAATTCTTCAATGAAATGCAGGAGCTATTCCTTGATAGTAGTGCTGATGGATCTCTTGCCATGGATGCTACTACTTGCCTAAATGAAAGTCAACCTGTCGATGataatgataatgatgatgacaTATGCAATGATGTCTCCAACTATGGTCAACCTGAGGATGACCTAGGTGTGACTCTGACACTTTACCATCTCCTAAAATTCCATCTCAAGTTATCGATCAGAGCTCATCTAGCTCTGGAATCAAGCGTCCAAGAGGAGATGCCATACCAGTCAAAAGAGATGTGA